In Stigmatopora nigra isolate UIUO_SnigA unplaced genomic scaffold, RoL_Snig_1.1 HiC_scaffold_25, whole genome shotgun sequence, the genomic window TGTATAAAGCACTGCAGACACCCATTTGCTcacgtcattaaaaaaaacaaacataacaatCACACAAATAGTGGTGCGTCCAACACggtggttatttaaaaaaaaaaaaatcactaccaTGTACATTTTCTTATTATGGAGTGTGAATAGCACCACACAAATCTGCCATGTTTTGATTCGAACCTTccataaaccatttttttttcttcattcttgCCTTCaaaggccaaaaaaaacaaacactcagatcACCGGAGACAATGTGCATCATTCCATGTTAATCAGTGTGTGAAATAAGAGGACAAGACACACAAATAGTTGACAAACATCCACTCGAGCTCCATCTACGGTTCATGTGCTTGAAACGCATGCAGATTTTCCTTCAAGCTCGTCAGAAATTGCAATCTGATTGCAATCTCTCATttataacagattttttttaattgtttctttttaaatgttaaaaaaaaagcattttggcaGTATATGTTCGCTCCCTTCAGAATGAATCCGCTCCGTCATACGGATTTTGGGATGCACTCTTCATTCAAGCGCCTGCCGTGGCTACGTGGAAAAAATGACGAAAAGAAGAACGAATCGGCGTGAAAGACACGGCGCTTTCCCGTCGgcacaaaagatgaaaaaaaacaaaaaaatgaggtaaatttaaaaaaaaaacgtttgttGTCAGACAATTCCATGACAGTGTGGCGTTTTCATCAAGGCTTGttaatattattatacattCATAATACTGTAATTATGTGTCTGTTTGATAGCAGACAATGAGAACGTGATTATGTggcttttgtgtttgtgtagaGGATCCTGGCCCTTAAATGGAACACATTTCCGTAGGAAACACTCGATCCTCATTGGCTCGACGCAGTGCACCAATCCTCCAATGAGGTAAGATGGAGTCCTTTGAGCTCTCcaatcacataaaaaaacagttaGATCACGtggtgcgtgtttgtgtgtgtgtgtgtttgttttggggCGTACTCCACTTGATGTAGAGTATAGTATATAGTGTTGCCGCGGTGACAAGAGTGACGTGTCGCTGCGAGGAGTCTAGACCTCTGCTCCTTTTAAGCCGATTCGTTCTTCCTCCTGTCAATCAATGTTGGGCTTCTTTAGGGAGAAGGCTCGGATGCCAAAATGGCAGCTGAGTTGATTCACCTGCACACAAAGTAAATTCATCATTGACTGAATTAGTGCATACTCATTTGACTGTAATGTTATTGCTATCATGGTTtggcctttgttttttttttagatatatagtatagtatttaAACATGTATTGCAATCAACATTGAGGGTGTTTCCCCTTACCACTGAAACGCCATAGTGTACATGCGCTAGCAAGACAGCAGCCGTCCAGAGGTACAGCAGCATGGTCTCATCAGGCGCCAAACCCGACACAGCCAACGTCACTACGCCGACCATGGGCAGTAGGAGCCAACTTAGCGGTTGACAACGCGTGTTGCTCATTTGGCATACGATCAGCTTGCACTGCAAAACATGCAACATGGAAAGTTATGGCTAAATTTGCCCAGATGACAGTGCTAAGATGCTCGTAGTGCAATTCCGAAAGCGAGCACCCACCGTCACGTTGGCGAAGGCCGTGCCCAACATGAGGTAGTAGAGCCTAGGCTGCAGCTCCAGGACGTCGGATGGAGAAAGGAGCACCCAAATGGTggagaggatgaagaggagcaCGGGCGATAGGAATGGGAGGAAGGCCTCGTACAAGCTGCTGTGCTTCAGTGTGTTGCTCCGGTAAGCCCTGAAAATACACAATTATGTCACCCATGTGCTAAAGCGCCGCTCTGATGAGCAAAAGTAGCGAGGAAACTTACTTAAGGACGTTGTAGAGGCTCATGGGTAATGTTACAAGGAAGGAACAGGCTGAAAGTCATTGAAAAGTAAGGTTAAATATGTGATAGTATGCTGACAAGCTCAGAATGACCTCAGATTAAAGTGCCCAAGTTAGTGGTAGTTAGTTTATGTCTCACCAACAATCATGAAAGTGAAAAGGTCTCTGTAGAGGAAGTTGAACAGGACGGGTTGAGACCACGAGTCCACGCCCACAACCGCTGTCACCACGTACACCAGAGAGATAGTCTGAAAGATAGAAGCATGAGTCACACTAAGATAATGTGAAAATTAGCATGGTCACATTGAAGTGAGTGCAGTTGGTGGTCagataggggaaaaaaacagaagaatatCTACTCAGTCTTGGAACAAACATTTTGCAATATTGTCACTCCAGTTTTTATGATTCAAATAAGACTGACTGTAAATCTGCATATCTTTTGTAGTCATCCATTTTACTGATCGCGTGGATCGCGAGATGAGATGTTCAAGTCCCATCCATCCTCACCACTTGGCTGACGTCGTAGCCCCAAGGTAGAAAGAGCACTCCCGTGTTGTACTTCTCCCAGTGCGACAGGATGAAGGAGAACAGCACCACCCAAAGGATGTAGTAAAGCGTGAGCACTCCCACGCCGCTGGCTCCACGCCCGAATATGGAGTAGACGGTGGCTACGAAAAAGATGCAGGCCCAGCTGTCCAGCCCGTGGTCAAACAGCTCCCCCAGTGGCGTGGACGAATTGGTGCGGCGCGCCTGCTTGCCATCCACGCCATCTGCAAGGAAGTGAATAAAGCGGCGTGCCAGGACGGAACGTGGGACGCTTAAGATGCGGTCGCTCACCTAGCGTGTAGGCCAGAAAGTTGAAAATCCCTGCCGTCACCCAAACCCAACTGGGCACGTGATCGTGGCCAGCAGCTGAAATGGATAAAAACCCAAATTTAGATTCCTGAGTAGATGTGATAAGGTTGACATTCCTAAAATGGCTGCCTGTTAGTCATTAACTTAAGTCAGATTTCCgttaaaaagaaatgtcttttttgcagAAGTATTGTAAAGACCTGAGGCATTGAAGTCAAAGTCGTAGAAGGCCAGCATGAGGAAGTTGACTACCAGGAACATGAAGCCGGTGAATGTGATGAGATTCGGGGCTAACCATTTGGGGAAAAACTAAGAGCAACAAAAAGGAAGCATGTTAATATTTCCTTAAATGCTGATAAATAATATTTGCACACACAGCTGTGCATACATGTGAACTTGACTTACTTTCACCAAAAAGTTCCAGAAAGGATGCATGATGTAGACGGATAAAGGATTTGAGTCCACCGCACTGTACTGCAAATACACATCCATACACACCATTGGTTTTTAGTTGTTATTTTGACACACCGTGGATGGTTGTGGGTTAtgatggctaaaaaaaaaatactttttgaaattCATATCTTGATTGTGTCACTGTTAAGGGACTAAACTTGAAGATGCTAAGCAAGTGTGATTCTAATAATAGAATGTAGGAAACCGCATTGTGCCATGTGACCACTATCTGAAGCTGAAACTGCTACAAGAAGTCACCATCACTAAATTCTTCCAAATTGTCAAAGGGAGCATAACATTTAGCGTACATGCCTTTGAGCTAAGTCATGTAAAAAGGCAATACAGCAATGTCAGGAGAAACTTAATCGTGATTTTTGCTCACATTTATGGCAGAACAATTGCCTCTCCCAATtaaaaattggacgtccattactGTCAATGGAGACCACATGGTCCACACTTagtaaatgtgtctttattctTTTGGatttagaattattattattttgtattgcaCATGGTTTGTATAAGGATTTtccattaattttaatttatataaactattttcccaaaaatgatttttaaatgaattaaatgcatTCAAAATTGCTACAAGTTGGAGACTACTTTACTATAACAATGTCATAATAGATTTAGTGGGGGGAAGCATAATTCATGCATAAATTCCAAATAACAGTAATATGTGTATTATAGTTTACATTGTGAAAAGCAATCCCTCTCCCTTACACTAAAATCGCACTACTTCCCACGCTAAACAcatattttaagatttaaaaaatgcaaaagaacAAACTGGCAATCAAACCAAAATTAAACCTAAACActgtatatttttatcatttgtaaCAGGGTAACTATTATGTTGATGAATTTGATGCCTTTAGGGACCATTTCAGTGTCGGGATTTTTCACTGCTGTCAAAAATTCTCAGATAGAACAAGAACATTATGTCCGGTTTCTTGGCCGATATGATGTGCTGTTTAAAATCCAGCAGGCTAGCATGCTACCTTGTATTTGTCGAAGCCTGCGAGTTGCTCCTGCGTGACGTATTCGTACAGAAGAGCCATCGTGGGGCAGTACGTCGCCACGACGCGATGTAACAAATGACGGCTTAACTCTTCGTGGCGTTGGGCGAACCTTTGAGGAAAATCTTGGCGGCCGAGGCGACGTTAAGTAATCATAGAGCGAATCCGGTGTCGGTCACGCCGACTGACGTGAGATCGGAACACTCCCAGACCGCTTCTTcgtgggaaaaaaacgacagaaaACACCAAGAGGTGAAGTTCTTTAGCGCCGTCTCTATCCTGGAAGACCACATCGCTAACACA contains:
- the selenoi gene encoding ethanolaminephosphotransferase 1: MALLYEYVTQEQLAGFDKYKYSAVDSNPLSVYIMHPFWNFLVKFFPKWLAPNLITFTGFMFLVVNFLMLAFYDFDFNASAAGHDHVPSWVWVTAGIFNFLAYTLDGVDGKQARRTNSSTPLGELFDHGLDSWACIFFVATVYSIFGRGASGVGVLTLYYILWVVLFSFILSHWEKYNTGVLFLPWGYDVSQVTISLVYVVTAVVGVDSWSQPVLFNFLYRDLFTFMIVACSFLVTLPMSLYNVLKAYRSNTLKHSSLYEAFLPFLSPVLLFILSTIWVLLSPSDVLELQPRLYYLMLGTAFANVTCKLIVCQMSNTRCQPLSWLLLPMVGVVTLAVSGLAPDETMLLYLWTAAVLLAHVHYGVSVVNQLSCHFGIRAFSLKKPNID